The genomic interval CACCAAGTAGCTCGCCATATTCCGGAAGTCGAGGACGTTGCGGGCCCAATCCTAGCGACCTCCAGCGTCCTCTTTTTTGTCAGGAAGTCCACTGCACGGTCAACGGAGAGCACGTATGTCCGTAAGCCAATCGCTGCTGCCTGAGTTCGAACAGGAGATGAAGAGCACGCGTAAAACGCTGGAGCGCGTGCCCGAAGACAAGTTCGGCTGGAAGCCTCACGACAAATCCAGGACGATCGGGCAACTGGCGGCGCACCTGGCGGAAATTCCCACGTGGGCAAATGGCGCCATCCAGAAGGACTGGGTGGACGTCAAGCCCGTGACGCCGCCGCCGAGGCGTGCACTGACCAGCCGCCAGGAGATTCTCGATGCTTTTGACCGCGGCGTCGTAGCGCTCCGCGACCTGGTCAACTCGACTGCCGATCAAAGCTGGATGGCAAGCTGGACGTTGCAGGCAAGCGGGAAGACGCTCTTCACGATTCCGCGGGTCGCGATGTGGCGCAGCTTCGTGATGAACCACATGATCCATCACCGGGCGCAGCTCGGCGTTTACCTGCGCATCAATGACGTGCCGCTCCCGTCGATTTATGGGCCGTCGGCGGACGAGAGCCCGATGTAGGCGAGTTCAGTGCACTTTTTGCAGCCGCGCGATGAGCTTCTGGGCCAGGTTCTCGTCCGACTCGGACCAGAGGACGCGCCCGCTGATACCGCAGTTCTTCTCGACCGCGTTGGTGAAGTTGATCAGCTTTTGCACGTTGGCGCGCACGCGCACTTCCGCGTCGGTAAAGTCCAGCTCTTCCTGAAGGAACGGCGCATCGAGGCCGAGGTCAACCTGCAGGTGTCCGTGCTGCTGGAAGATACCGTCGTCAAACCTGAGGCCGTGTGCGGCGAAGCGCACCGGCTCGGGACGCAGCTGCCAGCGCCGAGGGTCGTCTTCGTTAGGCGTCCACAGGTCCCAGCGCGCTTCGAATTCATACGCGTAGTCTTCGTGTAAGAACTCAGCCGCGAAGCTGACCGCGCGCTCCGGGTCGGCGCCAAAGTCGAAGCTCTGCGCGTACACCGACGCCTCGCTCCATGAGACGGGATACACGGCGACCGAGTTCACGCCGGGCCGCGCAGCCGAGAAAGGGAATTGCTTCAGCACGGAAAGCGTGCGCGGAAGCATTTCCTTCTCGGAGAAGGTTGGGAACCACAAACTCAGGTAAAGAGAGTCGGCCATGGTCAACGTATCGGATGTGAGGGCAGCCGCCGCGTTGCCCGTGGCGCATCGGACGTCCGCGCGGTATTCACAAACAACGTCGCGACAGCATACCAGCAAGCGGTGCTCGGTGCAGGGCGAAGCCGCGCCGACTGTGCTATAACCGCAGGAATGTCTTCCGCTGAACCAGAAGCGTTACGACCACGCCCGCGGGTGGTGGTGGTGATGCCCGCCTACAACGCGGCGCGCACGCTGAAGCTCACGTATACCAGCCTGCCGCACGAGCGTGTGGACCACGTGATTTTGGTGGACGACGGCAGCTCCGACGAGACGCTGGCGATCGCGCAGGAGCTCGGGCTACAGATCTTCGTTCACAACCGGAACTACGGGTATGGCGCGAACCAGAAGACCTGTTATCGCGAGGCGCTGAAGGCAGGCGCGGAGATCGTGGTGATGGTGCATCCGGATTACCAGTACGATCCGCGGCTTCTGCCGGCGGTGATTGAGCCGATCGAGCGCGGCCAGGCCGACATGGTGCTGGGCTCGCGCCTCATGGGCAGCAGCCCGATGGCGCAGGGAATGCCGTGGTGGAAGTATCTCTCGAACCGCGCGCTCACGACGCTCGAGAACTGGGCCTTCGGCCTGCGCCTCTCCGAGTACCACACCGGGTATCGCGCGTTCGACGCCCGCGTGCTCGAGTCGGTGAACCTGGCGATGAATTCCGACCAATTCATCTTCGACCAGGAGATCATCGCGCAGGTTGTCGCAGCCGGGTTCCGCATTGCAGAAGTGCCCGTGCCGACGCGCTATTTTCCCGAGGCCTCGTCGGCGGGTTTTCTGGTGAGCGTGCGATACGGCTGCGGCATTCTGTGGCTGATGAAGCGCTACCTGCTGCACCGCCTGGGCATCTGGCGGCAGAAGCAATTTCTCTCGCTCAAGCAGCGTTACGCCGCCGTCCCGCTCGGCCAGGACGAGTCGCGTGCGGCGGTGGAGCGCAACGAGAGCGCATGAGGAAAACAGGCACGATCGGGGACCGATGTGACAAAGTCAGCGCGCGGAACCGGTCCTTTCGCATTGCTCAGGATTTCGGCAACGGGCTGCTGCTTCCCTTGCCCGCAAAGCGCCTCAACTTTGACGCCTTCGCACCGCCGCTGCTACCATGAAGTGAGCGCTCAGCGCTGTTGGGAGCGCATGCGCGTCCCGCCTTTCGATCGCGTCCCCGTCGTCTAGCCCGGCCTAGGACATCGCCCTTTCACGGCGGTAACACGGGTTCAAATCCCGTCGGGGACGCCAAGTCCCTTCGCGATGATGGTTCATCGCCGCTGAAGTGAAGGCCCGGGGAACCCTATTGCGCCCACGGGGTGATTCAGTGCGCGAGGGGAGAGGGCAAGTTCAGGTCAGGAACGGGGCCAATCGCTTGCGAAGTTCGGCGGCGTCCAGAGGGGCGCCGCTGTTGAAGGCGTCGACGATCTGCGCGATCGCCCTCTTGCCGTCGAGTCGCGACGACCAGCTCAGAAATCCATCGAAGACGGAGTCTCCGGCGGCGGCGCGGCTGATTTCCCAATCCTTCGTGTGATCGTCGAGTTCGGTGTAATAGACGACCCGATATGTCCCTTCGAGCGCGTCGCGATAGATCTCGAACATGATTTTTCCGTCGTTCATAGGGAGGCATGTTACCCACCGGCAATTCTTTTATTCCAGATGCAATCCGCAGTGGCGCATGTTGACCGTTGAAAAGGGGCCTTTCCCGCTTGCCAGACCTCTCGAGCCTGGGGTAGCCTGAGGTCCCTGCTTACGCAGGGTGGGTCTGTCCGTGCCTTGTACGCCTGGCATGTTCGTGAAAACGGGACAGATGAACGCTTGGTTCGTCGCCTCCACGGCAGACTGCCCATCCCGCAGCTCCGTTCTCTCCGCTGGCAACTTGCGGGGTTTTCACAGTTTCCAACCCTCCGTAGAGTGCGTTCTCCGTTCGTCCACTCCGTCGGCGGCCGTAGCGGCAAGTGCGGCTGCTTCATGGACCTCACTTGCGCAAATTTCCATGATGTTCCCGTTTACGCCGTTCATCAGCCGTGTAATCAGCCGTGCTCGCCCTGAGCACAGGAGACGCAGCCATGTCCGTCAGCAGAATCGATATCCCACTGGAGAATCTGGGAAAGGGGACCGATCCCGAAATCGAAATCCGGCGGCGACTCGAAGGTGAGCGCGCGCGCCTGGCGCGCGAGCTGGGGCTGGGCGCACAACGCCAGCATTTCCGCCGGCCGGTTGAGCGGGCGTTTACAGCCGAGGAACGCGGCAAGGTCACCATCCTGATTGGCGGCCTGACGTGGAAGCACGAGAAGCTGATGCGCGCCGTTTTCCAAGGCTGCGGCTACCGCTGCGAGATCCTGCCCACTCCGAACGTGGCCGCGTTCCAGCTTGGCAAAGAGTACGGGAACAACGGACAGTGCAATCCCACGTACTTCACGGTCGGCAACCTGGTGCAGTACCTGCAGGGTCTTGAGTCGTCCGGCGTCCGGCGCGAGGACATTTTGGACAACTATGTGTTCTTCACGGCCGGTTCCTGCGGGCCGTGCCGCTTCGGCATGTACGAGTCCGAATACCGGCTGGCGCTGCAGAACGCCGGGTTCGACGGGTTCCGCGTGCTGCTGTTCCAGCAGAACGACGGCGTCAAGGCCGCCAGCGGCGAGCCGGGACTGAAGTTCACTGTCGACTTCGGCATGGGCATGTTCAACGCGTTGAACCTGGGCGACGTAATCAACGACATGATCTACCGCGTTCGCCCGTACGAAGTGAACAAGGGCGAGACCGACCGCGCGTTCCGAGAAGCCGTTGACAGGCTTTGCTCGACGCTGCGCGACCGGGTGGTGTTCGAGGACCACCGCGATCTGCCGCCCTTTCTGGCCAAACGCATCCGGGCGCACAAGAACACGGGCTGGGAAAAGACAGTGAACTCGCTGGGCAAGGTGTGGGACCACCTGTACGGCAAGGCCTACATTGACGCGCTGCACGCCGCTCGCGAGCGCATCGGCCAGGTCGAGGTGGACCGTCTGCGCGTGAAGCCGATCGTCAAGATCATCGGCGAATTCTGGGCGCAGATCACCGAGGGTGACGGCAACTTCCATATGTTTGAATTTCTCGAAAGCGAAGGCGCACAGGTGATGGTCGAGCCGATCGCTACCTGGGTGCTCTATATGCTGTATCAAGCCAAGATCCGTGCAGCCGGCGAGAAGAAGCTGCGGGCGAAATACCAGAACCCGAAGTGGTACGAGCTGAAGAAGCGTGCGCTGAATGAGCTGGCATATCGGGGGAAGTGGCTCGGATTCTCAGTGGGAGAGCAGATCTACCAGCGGCAGTATCACCGCGTGGCGAAGGAATTGGGCGGAATCACCCATCATCTTGTTCCGCAGCGGGAGATGGCCGACCTCGCGCATCCGTTCTACCACCAACTGGCGCGCGGCGGCGAAGGGCACCTGGAAGTCGGCAAGAACATCTATTACACGGTCAATCGCCTCTGCCACATGGTGCTGGCCCTGAAACCGTTCGGCTGCATGCCTTCCACGCAATCCGACGGCGCGCAGTCGGCGGTGGCGAATCACTTCAAAGAAATGATCTTCCTGCCGATCGAAACCTCCGGCGAAGGCGAGATCAACGCCCACAGCCGGGTCCAGATGGCGCTCGGGGAGGCCAAGGTGAAAGCCAAGCTGGAATTCGAGCAGGCGCTGGCCTCGACCGGGAAGCGGCTCGAGGACATCCGCGACTACGTCGCGAACCACCGCGAGCTTCAGCATCCGTTCTATCCCGTGCCGGAGCGCAAAGGCACGACCGGCGTAGCGGCGAACTTTGCGCTGCACGTCTCCGACCTGATGGACGGCAAGGCCAAGATCAGGCCCCTGCCGCAGGCTTTGGCATCGCCGGCGGCCGCTTAAAGCGGCATCCAGCGGTGCTTGCGAGGAGGAGGAATGCCTGCATCCGCGAACCTGAAACACGACCCACCGCCGCCGTTTCGGCTTGACGTGCAACTGCATGAGCTGCTGATGCGGCCGCCACAGGCGCGTCCCATGGCGGCGCCGCTGCGCAACGGCCGCGAGCAACTGCCGGTCCCGCCCTTCCCGTCGCGTCCGGAGCTGCAGGCCGGCGAGGATGCCGAATATCTCCCCACGAACGGCCGGCGGAAGTGGAAGCCGAAGCAGATCCTGCACACGATGAATGGGTGGATGTTTCCGTATTTCAAATCCCGCCTGCTGCCGGGCGACTTCCACCCGATCATCAGCTACCTGTTCACGGAGTGGAAGTGCAACCTCGACTGCCACTACTGTTGGGCGTTCGAGAACAGCGTCAAGGGCATGACGGAAGATGTAGCCAAGCGCTCGATCGAATGGCTGCACTCCACCACCTGCCGGGTACTGGCGCTGATGGGCGGCGAGCCCCTCCTGCGACCCGACTTCGCGCACAAGGTCGTCTACTATGCGGCGAAGAAGGGCTTCTGGGTTTACCTGCCGACGAACGGCCGGCTTCTCCGTCCCGAAGTGATTGATAAGCTCGGTGACGCCGGGGTGGACGTCTTCAATCTCGCGGTGGACGCGGTGGATGTGAAACCGGGCCTGCCCAAGGCGCTGGCCCCCATTCGCCCGTACTTCGAATACCTGCTGAAGAAGCAATACCGCTACGGCTACAGCATCTTCCTCAACATCTGCATCTGCCGGAACAACATGGATGACGTGCGCATGCTGACCGAGATCGCGCACGACAACGGCATCGCGACCGATTACCACATCGTCGAGTCGCCCATGACCGAGCAACCGCACTACAAGCACTTGAATGAGAACCCAACCTTTGTCCGGGAGGAAGACTGGCCGGAGGTCGATGAGCTGCTGCAATGGCTGATCGAGAAGCAGAAAGCCGGCTACAAGATGACGAATTCGTGCTCGCGAATTGCCGAGATGGGTCTGCATATGCGGGGCAAGCTCCAGGAGTGGAACTGCCGCGCCGGCCAGAACACGCTCATCATCCGTACGGACGGGACGTTGGCGCCATGTTTCCCGATGTATTCGGCAAACTACGACTGGGGCGCGATCGAGGACCACAAGTTCGAAGTCAAGCAGCTGGATGCAATGAAGCAGGACTGCCAGAAGCACTGCTTCTCCACGCTCAATCACATTGTCGGCTTCTGCTACAACGACGCGCGCGTCATCAAGTGGCTGCTCAAGCAGGCAGCGCGCGGTTTTCAGGGCGTGACGAACTGGAACGACTAGCTTCGAGCGGCGGCTGACGGCCGGCCGCGAGGAGAGGGAACACGATGCCGGGTTGTTGCGGGTCGAACGGGAAGAGCGCGAACGGCAAATCGGAACCAATCGACGTGCGCATCGATGACTTGCTGCGCACGACCCACATGCGCGGACGGATGCCGGCCCTGATTGAGCAAAGGGCCGCGCAAGCCGCCGCAGAAGAGCCCTTCGCGATCAGATTCTTCGCCGGCGTCGACGTGGGCTCCACCACGGTGAAGGCCGTGGTCGTGGATGCCAAGAGCGACCAGGTGCTCTGGCAGGACTACCAGCGCCACGAGACCAAGCAGCCGGAAAAGCTTCTTGAATTTCTGCAGCGGCTGGAATCGGAGGTTGGTATCGCGCCCAACAACTGCCGCGTGTTCATCACGGGCTCCGGCGGCGCGACACTCGCGGGCCTGGTCGGCGCAAAGTTCGTGCAGGAAGTTACGGCGGTTTCGCTTGCGGTCGAGAAGCTTCACCCCGAAGTCAATTCGGTGATCGAACTCGGGGGACAGGACGCGAAGATCATCGTCTTCAAGGAAGACCAGTCAACCGGGCGCAAGAAGAAGATTCCGTCGATGAACGACAAGTGCGCCGGCGGCACCGGCGCCGTGATCGACAAGATCAATGCCAAGCTGAAGATTCCGGCCGAACGGCTGTGTGACCAGGGCTACACCGGGTTCAAGCTGCATCCGGTGGCGGGCAAGTGCGGTGTTTTCGCCGAAACCGACGTCAACGGACTGCAAAAGCAGGGGGTCCCGCCGGACGAGCTGATGGCGTCGCTGTTCGAAGCCATCGTGATGCAGAACCTGACGGTGCTGACGCGCGGCCACACGCTGCGTCCGCATGTGCTGCTGCTCGGCGGGCCCAATACGTTCATTCGCGGCATGCGCGAGGCCTGGCAGGCGAACATTCCGCGCATGTGGCAGGAGCGCAAGGTCGAGCTCCCCTCCGGCGCGCGTCCCGAAGACTTGATCAAGGTCCCGGCCAACGCGCAGTACTTCGCGGCGCTGGGCTCGATCGAGTTCGGCAAGGGCGAGGACGAAGAAGTCGGCCGTTATCGCGGGACGGAGCGCCTGGTGGAATACATCACGGTCGGCCGGCAGCGGGAGAAGGAGGCTTCGGGGGCAAAGGGGCTGAGCGAATCGGCCGAGGAGCTGGCGCAGTTCAAAGAAGCGTATCGGGTGAAGCCGTTCGCGGCGGCAAAGTTCGAGCCCGGAACAGTGGTGCAGGGCTTTGTCGGGGTGGACGGCGGGTCGACCTCGACGAAGGCGGTCCTCATCTCCGAGTCCGGCGAGATTTTGTGCAAGGCATACCAGCTCTCGAACGGCAACCCGATCCAGGACACGATCGAGATGTTCGCCGCTCTGCGCAAGCAGGTGGAGAGCCAGGGCGCGTCGCTCGACATCCTCGGCGTCGGCACGACCGGGTACGCGAAGGACATTCTCAAGGACGTGCTCAAGGCTGATGTAGCGCTCGTAGAGACGGTGGCGCACACCGAGTCAGCGAGGCGCTTCTACGACGATCCGCATGTGATCGTGGACGTCGGCGGGCAGGACATCAAGCTCATCGTCCTGAAAGACGGCCGGGTCAAGGACTTCAAGCTGAACACGCAGTGCTCGGCGGGCAACGGCTATTTCCTGCAGTCCACCGCCGAAGGGTTCGGCATGCAGGTGGAGGAGTATTCGGACATTGCGTTTTCGGCGAAGGCGATGCCGGTCTTCGGTTACGGCTGCGCGGTGTTCATGCAGTCCGATATCGTCAACTTCCAGCGCCAGGGATGGCAACCGGAAGAGATATTGGCCGGATTGGCGGCCGTGCTGCCGAAGAACATCTTTCTGTATGTCGCCAGTATTCCGAACCTGGCGAAGCTCGGCTCGCGCTTCATCCTCCAGGGTGGCACACAGAAGAACCTTGCAGCCGTGAAGTCGCAGGTCGACTTCATCAAGTCACATTTCAACGGCGTTCACGCCGAGCCGGAAGTGATCGTTCATCAGCACTGCGGCGAATCGGGCGCGATCGGCGCTGCCGTCGAGGCCCTGCGGCTGTGGAAGGACGGCCACCGCACCAGCTTCATCGGCCTGGAGGCGATCGAGAAGATCAGTTACCGCACCACGCGAAACGAGAGCACGCGCTGCTACTTCTGCAAGAACAACTGCCTGCGGACGTTCATCGACGTGCAACTGGGCGATTTGCAGAGCTGGAAAGCGCCTGCCTTTCAGTCCAAAGTGCCGCTCCAGCCCGGCGAGCAGCGGCTGATCATCTCCACTTGTGAGAAGGGGCAGGTGGAGGACGTCGGCGCGATGCGCGGCATCAAGGCGGGGCTCGATGCGGTCAAGCAGCAGAACCCGAACTTCGTCGAGATCGCGTCGCGCGAGGTATGGAGATCACGCAATCCGGAGAAAGTCGCCGATCCGATTCCCGCCCGCGCCTGGACACGGGCATCGCGGGATCGCCTGGAGCTGATGAAGAAGCGGGCAAGCCTGCGCGTTGGCATGCCGAAGGTGCTGAACATGTACGTCTACGCGCCGGTGTTCAGCGCATATCTGGAAAGCCTGGGCGTGGCGCCCGAGAACATCGTGTACTCGGATTACACGAGTCACGAGATGTACAAGGCCGGCGCGGGCCGCGGCGCCATTGATCCATGCTTCCCGTCGAAGATCGGCATCCCGCACGTTTACAACCTGATTTATGTGAAGCACGCGAAGAAGCCGCTGGA from Terriglobales bacterium carries:
- a CDS encoding DinB family protein, encoding MSVSQSLLPEFEQEMKSTRKTLERVPEDKFGWKPHDKSRTIGQLAAHLAEIPTWANGAIQKDWVDVKPVTPPPRRALTSRQEILDAFDRGVVALRDLVNSTADQSWMASWTLQASGKTLFTIPRVAMWRSFVMNHMIHHRAQLGVYLRINDVPLPSIYGPSADESPM
- a CDS encoding glycosyltransferase family 2 protein; protein product: MSSAEPEALRPRPRVVVVMPAYNAARTLKLTYTSLPHERVDHVILVDDGSSDETLAIAQELGLQIFVHNRNYGYGANQKTCYREALKAGAEIVVMVHPDYQYDPRLLPAVIEPIERGQADMVLGSRLMGSSPMAQGMPWWKYLSNRALTTLENWAFGLRLSEYHTGYRAFDARVLESVNLAMNSDQFIFDQEIIAQVVAAGFRIAEVPVPTRYFPEASSAGFLVSVRYGCGILWLMKRYLLHRLGIWRQKQFLSLKQRYAAVPLGQDESRAAVERNESA
- a CDS encoding radical SAM protein — its product is MPASANLKHDPPPPFRLDVQLHELLMRPPQARPMAAPLRNGREQLPVPPFPSRPELQAGEDAEYLPTNGRRKWKPKQILHTMNGWMFPYFKSRLLPGDFHPIISYLFTEWKCNLDCHYCWAFENSVKGMTEDVAKRSIEWLHSTTCRVLALMGGEPLLRPDFAHKVVYYAAKKGFWVYLPTNGRLLRPEVIDKLGDAGVDVFNLAVDAVDVKPGLPKALAPIRPYFEYLLKKQYRYGYSIFLNICICRNNMDDVRMLTEIAHDNGIATDYHIVESPMTEQPHYKHLNENPTFVREEDWPEVDELLQWLIEKQKAGYKMTNSCSRIAEMGLHMRGKLQEWNCRAGQNTLIIRTDGTLAPCFPMYSANYDWGAIEDHKFEVKQLDAMKQDCQKHCFSTLNHIVGFCYNDARVIKWLLKQAARGFQGVTNWND
- a CDS encoding BadF/BadG/BcrA/BcrD ATPase family protein, which gives rise to MPGCCGSNGKSANGKSEPIDVRIDDLLRTTHMRGRMPALIEQRAAQAAAEEPFAIRFFAGVDVGSTTVKAVVVDAKSDQVLWQDYQRHETKQPEKLLEFLQRLESEVGIAPNNCRVFITGSGGATLAGLVGAKFVQEVTAVSLAVEKLHPEVNSVIELGGQDAKIIVFKEDQSTGRKKKIPSMNDKCAGGTGAVIDKINAKLKIPAERLCDQGYTGFKLHPVAGKCGVFAETDVNGLQKQGVPPDELMASLFEAIVMQNLTVLTRGHTLRPHVLLLGGPNTFIRGMREAWQANIPRMWQERKVELPSGARPEDLIKVPANAQYFAALGSIEFGKGEDEEVGRYRGTERLVEYITVGRQREKEASGAKGLSESAEELAQFKEAYRVKPFAAAKFEPGTVVQGFVGVDGGSTSTKAVLISESGEILCKAYQLSNGNPIQDTIEMFAALRKQVESQGASLDILGVGTTGYAKDILKDVLKADVALVETVAHTESARRFYDDPHVIVDVGGQDIKLIVLKDGRVKDFKLNTQCSAGNGYFLQSTAEGFGMQVEEYSDIAFSAKAMPVFGYGCAVFMQSDIVNFQRQGWQPEEILAGLAAVLPKNIFLYVASIPNLAKLGSRFILQGGTQKNLAAVKSQVDFIKSHFNGVHAEPEVIVHQHCGESGAIGAAVEALRLWKDGHRTSFIGLEAIEKISYRTTRNESTRCYFCKNNCLRTFIDVQLGDLQSWKAPAFQSKVPLQPGEQRLIISTCEKGQVEDVGAMRGIKAGLDAVKQQNPNFVEIASREVWRSRNPEKVADPIPARAWTRASRDRLELMKKRASLRVGMPKVLNMYVYAPVFSAYLESLGVAPENIVYSDYTSHEMYKAGAGRGAIDPCFPSKIGIPHVYNLIYVKHAKKPLDAIFFPMVDVLATYLKCTTGSNACPTVTATPNAVKAAFTKEQDIFAENGIRYLDPIVNLADRKLFAQQMFQCWQPILGLSEEENQRAVEQGFRALEQYESGLRRHARQVLDQLEAEDRIGIVMLGRVYHHDPGVNHEIMDEFQKLGYPVFSQSTLPLDEDLLDRLFGDEVRAGTIKHPLDITDVWKNAYSASTNHKIWAAKFTARHPNLVALEISNFKCGHDAPIYSVIEGIIESSGTPYFAFKDLDENKPTGSIKIRVETIDYFLKRYREDLVKRRAAITELERQLSAIEQGLRHSRPRASELQEMAAD